A single region of the Changchengzhania lutea genome encodes:
- the cobA gene encoding uroporphyrinogen-III C-methyltransferase, protein MNKKNKNIDLENPFPPSGVRGRLTVVGAGPGDPDLITLKAIRAIESANVILYDALINEELLAYASSETECIFVGKRKGCYAYQQDQINELIVVKAKEKGHVVRLKGGDPFIFGRGAEEIDYVRQFGLETAVVPGISSAIAVPAYQGIPLTKRGASESFWVVTATTKEHKLSKDIVLAAQSTATVVILMGMHKLGEIVQIFLKENKQDEPVAIIQNGTTQHENVGIGNISTIQNIVKEKNLSSPAIIVIGEVVKERVTLSSMYQELANN, encoded by the coding sequence ATGAATAAGAAAAATAAAAATATAGATTTAGAGAATCCATTTCCCCCTTCGGGGGTTAGGGGGCGATTAACGGTAGTAGGAGCAGGTCCGGGCGATCCAGATCTCATAACACTTAAAGCTATTAGGGCTATAGAATCTGCTAACGTTATTTTATATGACGCTCTTATTAATGAGGAGTTACTTGCGTATGCGTCTTCCGAAACGGAATGTATTTTTGTGGGGAAACGTAAAGGCTGTTATGCATATCAACAAGATCAAATTAACGAACTTATTGTGGTTAAAGCCAAAGAAAAAGGACATGTGGTGCGCTTAAAAGGCGGCGATCCTTTTATTTTTGGCAGAGGCGCTGAAGAAATTGATTATGTTAGACAATTCGGACTGGAAACGGCAGTGGTTCCTGGGATATCGTCGGCTATTGCAGTACCAGCATATCAAGGCATCCCTCTTACAAAACGTGGTGCTTCCGAAAGCTTTTGGGTGGTTACAGCAACCACAAAAGAGCACAAGCTATCAAAGGATATTGTCTTGGCAGCACAATCCACTGCTACTGTTGTTATTTTAATGGGGATGCATAAGTTGGGTGAAATCGTTCAGATTTTTTTAAAAGAAAATAAGCAAGATGAGCCTGTGGCCATTATTCAAAACGGAACGACACAGCATGAAAACGTGGGCATTGGTAACATAAGTACTATTCAAAACATTGTAAAAGAGAAAAATTTATCATCACCTGCAATAATTGTAATTGGTGAGGTTGTAAAAGAACGTGTAACTTTGTCATCAATGTACCAAGAGCTCGCTAATAACTAA
- the metH gene encoding methionine synthase, translating to MKVKQTKYMRLSGLEPLILNENSNFINVGERTNVAGSRKFLRLIKEGKFDEALDIARHQVDGGAQIIDINFDDGLIEGKEAMVRFLNLIAAEPDICRVPIMIDSSKWEIIEAGLQVVQGKCVVNSISLKEGEEKFIWEAKQIKRYGAAVIVMAFDEEGQADNYERRLEIAKRSYGILVDMVNFPSEDIIFDLNIFPVATGMDEHRRNAIDFIEATRWVRQNLPNASVSGGVSNVSFSFRGNDGVREAMHSVFLYHAIQAGMNMGIVNPALLEVYDDIPKDLLEHVEDVILDRRDDATERLLDFAETVKGSKVEKGLNLSWRENSLQDRITHALVKGIDAFIIEDVEQARQEAEKPIEVIEGHLMIGMNVVGDLFGAGKMFLPQVVKSARVMKKAVGYLNPFIEAEKGDKQEPVGKILMATVKGDVHDIGKNIVSVVLACNNYEIIDLGVMVAPEKIIETAIKERVDAIGLSGLITPSLDEMVYLAKEMQRQNFEVPLLIGGATTSKAHTAVKIDTQYKNAVVHVNDASRAVTVVGDLLNKKTSHEYVVNMKKDYDEFRTKFLKRGKEKSYISINEARQRKFKIDWETSEIVKPKEFGVQILKQLRLKELLPFIDWSPFFRSWDLHGKYPDILKDDVVGEQARQLFEDAQELINQIIAKQQLKPKGVFGLFEANSVNEDDISIQKKGKEIAVFRTLRQQLKKRDGISNIALADFVAPKERAKTDYMGAFCTAIFGAQELADSYRAKEDDYSAIMVQAIADRFAEAFAEYLHKQVRMKHWGYAADEDLSNDDLIKESYKGIRPAPGYPACPDHLEKETIWELLEVEKLIGVTLTESLAMWPAAAVSGYYFGNPEAKYFGLGKITDDQVSDYAIRKGITKAKARKWLHPNIAEQ from the coding sequence ATGAAAGTAAAACAAACTAAATATATGCGTTTATCAGGATTAGAACCACTAATCCTAAACGAAAACAGCAATTTTATAAATGTTGGTGAACGAACTAATGTAGCGGGTTCTCGTAAGTTCTTACGATTAATCAAAGAGGGGAAATTTGATGAAGCTTTGGATATTGCACGCCACCAAGTGGATGGTGGTGCACAAATAATTGACATTAATTTTGACGACGGACTTATCGAGGGTAAGGAAGCCATGGTGCGTTTTTTAAATTTGATAGCTGCCGAACCAGATATTTGTCGTGTGCCCATTATGATTGATAGTTCTAAATGGGAAATTATTGAGGCGGGACTGCAAGTGGTTCAAGGTAAGTGCGTGGTAAACTCTATTTCCCTTAAAGAAGGCGAAGAAAAATTTATATGGGAAGCTAAACAAATTAAGCGTTACGGTGCAGCTGTAATAGTTATGGCTTTTGATGAAGAAGGACAAGCAGATAATTATGAGCGCCGTTTAGAAATTGCGAAACGGTCATATGGTATATTGGTCGACATGGTAAACTTTCCTTCGGAAGATATCATTTTCGATTTAAACATATTTCCTGTAGCCACAGGAATGGACGAACATCGCAGAAATGCCATCGATTTTATTGAAGCCACACGTTGGGTTCGCCAAAATTTACCAAATGCCAGTGTAAGTGGAGGTGTTAGCAATGTGTCGTTTTCATTTAGAGGAAACGACGGTGTTCGGGAAGCCATGCACTCCGTTTTTTTATATCATGCCATACAAGCGGGTATGAATATGGGAATAGTAAATCCAGCATTGTTGGAAGTGTATGACGATATTCCAAAGGATTTATTAGAACATGTAGAAGATGTTATTTTAGATAGAAGGGACGATGCCACTGAACGGTTATTGGATTTTGCTGAAACCGTAAAAGGCTCTAAGGTCGAAAAAGGATTGAATTTGTCGTGGCGTGAAAATTCGTTACAAGATAGAATTACACATGCTCTAGTAAAAGGGATTGATGCTTTTATTATTGAAGATGTGGAGCAAGCCAGACAAGAGGCTGAAAAACCAATTGAGGTTATTGAAGGCCATTTAATGATCGGTATGAATGTGGTAGGCGATTTGTTTGGTGCCGGAAAAATGTTTTTGCCACAGGTGGTAAAATCGGCGCGCGTGATGAAAAAAGCGGTTGGGTATTTGAATCCGTTTATTGAAGCTGAAAAAGGCGATAAACAAGAACCCGTTGGTAAAATATTAATGGCAACGGTAAAGGGTGATGTGCATGATATCGGTAAAAATATTGTAAGCGTTGTTTTAGCATGTAACAATTACGAAATCATTGATTTGGGAGTCATGGTGGCACCAGAAAAAATTATTGAAACCGCCATTAAAGAGCGTGTGGATGCTATTGGGTTATCCGGTTTAATTACGCCATCGCTTGATGAAATGGTGTATCTGGCAAAAGAAATGCAGCGTCAGAATTTTGAAGTGCCTTTGCTTATTGGCGGTGCCACAACATCCAAAGCGCATACAGCTGTAAAGATCGATACGCAATATAAAAATGCCGTGGTTCATGTAAATGATGCGTCTAGAGCCGTTACCGTAGTAGGAGATTTATTGAATAAAAAGACCTCCCACGAGTATGTAGTGAATATGAAGAAAGATTATGATGAATTTCGGACTAAGTTTTTAAAACGCGGCAAAGAGAAATCATATATTTCAATTAACGAAGCGCGGCAACGAAAATTTAAAATTGATTGGGAAACTTCTGAAATTGTAAAACCAAAAGAATTTGGTGTACAGATTTTAAAGCAACTAAGACTAAAGGAACTTTTGCCATTTATAGATTGGAGTCCGTTTTTTAGAAGTTGGGATTTACATGGAAAGTATCCGGATATTTTAAAGGATGATGTTGTTGGAGAGCAAGCACGTCAGTTATTTGAAGACGCGCAAGAGTTGATAAATCAAATTATTGCAAAACAACAATTAAAACCGAAAGGTGTTTTTGGATTATTTGAAGCGAATAGTGTAAACGAAGATGATATTTCAATTCAGAAAAAAGGAAAGGAAATAGCAGTTTTTAGAACGTTACGCCAACAATTGAAAAAGCGTGATGGGATTTCAAACATAGCACTTGCAGATTTTGTAGCTCCTAAAGAAAGAGCGAAAACTGATTATATGGGCGCTTTTTGTACAGCCATTTTTGGGGCTCAAGAATTAGCCGATAGTTATAGAGCTAAAGAAGATGATTACAGTGCAATTATGGTGCAAGCCATTGCCGATCGATTTGCCGAAGCTTTTGCAGAATATTTGCATAAGCAAGTAAGAATGAAACATTGGGGATATGCTGCAGATGAAGATTTAAGTAACGATGATTTAATTAAAGAAAGTTATAAAGGGATTCGTCCAGCACCGGGTTATCCTGCATGTCCCGATCATTTAGAAAAGGAAACCATTTGGGAACTATTGGAGGTTGAAAAGTTAATTGGAGTCACATTAACAGAGAGTCTAGCCATGTGGCCAGCGGCGGCAGTATCAGGGTATTATTTTGGAAATCCAGAAGCAAAGTATTTTGGATTAGGTAAAATTACCGATGACCAAGTATCAGACTATGCCATTAGAAAGGGTATAACCAAAGCGAAAGCTCGAAAGTGGTTGCATCCCAATATTGCTGAACAATAA
- the metF gene encoding methylenetetrahydrofolate reductase [NAD(P)H], producing the protein MKVTEHIKKADRKTLFSFEIIPPQKGRNIQELYDNIDPLMEFNPPFIDVTTSREEYIYIDKGDGLLDRKITRMRPGTVGICAAIKHKYNVDTIPHVLCGGFTKEETEYLLVDCHYLGIDNVMALRGDAMNHQKYFEPSKGGHCYATELVGQMNDLNHGKYLHDVIESDNKTDFCVGVAGYPEKHLEAPSLNNDLKRLKEKVDAGADYIVTQMFFNNEKYFEFVEKAKEFGIDVPIIPGIKPIAIKRHLQLLPQVFKIDIPEALIHEVEKCKDNKQVRQVGIDWAIQQSKELQTYGVPVLHYYSMGKSDNIKAIASKLF; encoded by the coding sequence ATGAAAGTAACAGAACATATTAAAAAAGCAGACAGGAAAACCTTGTTTTCCTTTGAAATTATACCGCCGCAAAAAGGCAGGAATATTCAAGAATTGTATGACAATATTGATCCGTTGATGGAGTTTAATCCGCCATTTATAGATGTAACAACGTCAAGGGAAGAGTATATTTATATTGATAAAGGGGATGGGCTTTTAGATAGAAAAATAACGAGAATGCGTCCAGGAACGGTTGGTATTTGTGCTGCCATTAAACATAAATATAACGTAGATACGATTCCGCATGTGCTTTGCGGCGGTTTTACAAAGGAGGAAACGGAGTATTTGTTGGTAGATTGCCATTATTTGGGTATCGATAATGTGATGGCGTTGCGGGGCGATGCCATGAATCATCAAAAATATTTTGAACCTTCTAAAGGCGGGCACTGTTATGCGACCGAACTGGTAGGGCAGATGAACGATTTGAATCACGGTAAATACTTGCATGATGTGATTGAGTCTGATAATAAAACAGATTTTTGCGTGGGCGTTGCAGGCTATCCGGAGAAGCATTTGGAGGCACCATCCTTAAATAACGACTTAAAACGACTTAAAGAAAAGGTAGATGCTGGTGCAGATTATATAGTGACCCAAATGTTTTTTAATAATGAAAAATATTTTGAGTTTGTGGAAAAAGCTAAGGAATTCGGGATTGATGTGCCCATTATTCCGGGTATTAAACCCATAGCTATAAAGCGCCATTTGCAATTATTACCACAGGTATTTAAGATTGATATTCCTGAAGCACTAATTCATGAAGTTGAAAAGTGCAAGGATAACAAACAAGTACGGCAGGTAGGAATAGATTGGGCTATACAGCAGTCTAAGGAATTGCAAACTTATGGGGTGCCCGTATTGCACTACTATTCTATGGGCAAAAGTGATAATATAAAAGCCATTGCTTCAAAATTATTTTAA
- the epsC gene encoding serine O-acetyltransferase EpsC, whose product MKSYNVCLKDTVKTFTKRLFYSLFDCEQEVAQQDYLEDTFLKIVSSLEIKDGNSIWESFKKELPTIRKKLDLDARAFEKNDPACECLEEVYLAYPGFNAISIYRLSHELYKLKVRILPRMMSECIHGITGIDIHPGATIGEYFYIDHGTGIVIGETSIIGNKVKIYQGVTLGGIQISKDLASTKRHPTINDNVTIYANATILGGDIVIGENSIIGANVWITQSVPENSLVTYQTEIKIRPKKNGIRE is encoded by the coding sequence ATGAAAAGTTATAATGTTTGTTTAAAAGATACGGTTAAAACATTCACGAAGAGATTATTCTATTCGCTGTTTGATTGCGAACAAGAAGTGGCTCAGCAAGACTATTTAGAGGATACATTTCTTAAAATAGTATCTAGCCTAGAAATAAAAGACGGCAATAGCATTTGGGAGTCATTTAAAAAAGAGCTACCTACAATAAGAAAGAAATTAGACTTAGATGCTAGAGCTTTTGAAAAGAATGATCCAGCATGTGAGTGTTTAGAAGAGGTGTATTTGGCTTATCCTGGATTTAACGCAATCTCTATTTATAGATTAAGCCATGAATTATATAAGTTAAAGGTGCGTATTCTTCCTAGAATGATGAGTGAGTGTATTCACGGCATTACTGGAATTGATATTCACCCAGGAGCCACCATTGGTGAATACTTTTATATCGATCATGGAACGGGAATTGTTATTGGTGAAACATCAATTATTGGGAATAAAGTTAAAATTTATCAAGGTGTTACCTTAGGTGGCATTCAAATTTCTAAAGACCTGGCGTCCACGAAAAGACACCCAACTATAAATGATAATGTTACCATTTATGCCAACGCCACAATTTTAGGCGGTGATATCGTTATTGGCGAAAATAGTATTATAGGGGCAAACGTTTGGATTACACAATCGGTACCCGAAAATTCATTAGTAACCTATCAAACAGAAATTAAAATTAGACCAAAAAAGAATGGCATACGAGAATAG
- a CDS encoding VOC family protein, which yields MEQRLTIITLGVNDLTKSSKFYEETFGWKKMTSSNEYISFFQLNGMLLSLYPKEKLAEDATVESQGNGFKGFTLAFNTRTKEEVGELIQTLEGKGVKVVKKPKATDWGGYSGYVADVDDNLWEIAYNPFLALDDKGNTIQS from the coding sequence ATGGAGCAAAGATTAACGATAATAACCCTTGGCGTAAACGACTTAACCAAGTCTTCGAAATTTTATGAAGAGACCTTTGGTTGGAAAAAGATGACATCAAGTAATGAATATATTAGCTTTTTTCAGTTAAATGGCATGTTGTTATCCCTTTATCCTAAAGAAAAACTAGCAGAAGATGCTACGGTTGAAAGTCAAGGTAACGGATTTAAAGGGTTTACTTTAGCCTTTAATACCAGAACAAAAGAAGAGGTTGGTGAATTAATCCAAACACTTGAAGGTAAAGGTGTAAAAGTTGTTAAAAAACCAAAGGCTACGGATTGGGGCGGCTATAGTGGTTACGTTGCAGATGTAGATGATAATCTTTGGGAAATTGCCTATAATCCATTTTTAGCTTTAGATGACAAAGGAAACACCATTCAATCGTAA
- a CDS encoding homocysteine S-methyltransferase family protein, which produces MSNIHKALQDRILVLDGAMGTMLQAYKFNEADFRGERFKDYPTSLQGNNDLLSITQPHAIKTIHAKYFEAGADIVETNTFSGTTIAMADYQMQDLVYELNYQSAKIAKEVANEFTAKEPHKPRFVAGSIGPTNRTASMSPDVNDPGFRAVTFNDLRVAYKQQVEALMDGGVDILLVETVFDTLNAKAALFAIEEVKEERHMDIPIMLSGTITDASGRTLSGQTAEAFLISVSHIPLLSIGFNCALGANLLQPHLEAIASKTDFAISAHPNAGLPNAFGEYDETPEEMGEQIEEYLKRDLINIIGGCCGTSPEHIRMIANIAKKYKPRRHSELVSASH; this is translated from the coding sequence ATGTCAAACATACATAAAGCTTTACAAGATCGAATTTTGGTTCTAGATGGTGCCATGGGCACAATGCTACAAGCGTATAAATTCAACGAAGCCGATTTTAGAGGCGAACGATTCAAAGATTACCCAACCTCATTACAGGGTAATAACGACCTCCTGTCTATTACCCAACCGCATGCCATTAAAACCATTCACGCTAAGTATTTTGAAGCTGGAGCAGATATTGTGGAAACCAACACTTTTTCAGGAACTACCATTGCTATGGCCGATTATCAAATGCAAGATTTGGTATACGAGCTTAATTATCAATCTGCTAAAATCGCGAAAGAAGTAGCCAATGAATTCACAGCTAAAGAACCTCATAAACCCCGTTTTGTAGCAGGGTCTATTGGACCCACCAATCGGACAGCAAGTATGTCACCCGATGTGAACGATCCAGGTTTTCGAGCCGTAACCTTTAATGATTTGAGAGTCGCTTACAAACAACAAGTGGAGGCACTCATGGACGGCGGCGTAGACATATTGTTAGTAGAAACCGTTTTTGATACCTTAAATGCAAAAGCAGCTTTATTTGCTATAGAAGAAGTTAAAGAAGAACGACATATGGATATTCCCATCATGTTAAGCGGAACGATTACGGATGCTTCTGGCAGAACGCTATCAGGACAAACTGCTGAGGCTTTTTTAATTTCAGTATCACATATTCCTTTATTGTCTATTGGTTTTAATTGTGCCCTAGGCGCTAATTTGTTACAACCTCATTTAGAGGCTATTGCCTCAAAAACCGATTTTGCTATTTCGGCACATCCTAATGCGGGGTTACCAAATGCCTTTGGAGAATATGATGAAACCCCAGAAGAAATGGGTGAGCAAATTGAAGAATATCTAAAAAGGGATTTAATAAATATTATAGGAGGGTGTTGTGGTACAAGCCCAGAGCATATTCGAATGATAGCAAATATTGCAAAAAAATACAAACCACGTCGTCATTCTGAACTTGTTTCAGCATCGCATTAG
- a CDS encoding antibiotic biosynthesis monooxygenase family protein — MILEVAILNIKKGLSAEFEINFQKAKKIISSMKGYVSHELKKCIEQDDKYILLVNWETIEDHEIGFRRSEEYQEWKALLHHFYNPFPIVEHYK; from the coding sequence ATGATTTTAGAAGTAGCCATATTAAATATAAAGAAAGGTCTTTCTGCAGAATTTGAAATCAATTTTCAAAAGGCAAAAAAGATCATTTCCTCTATGAAAGGCTATGTATCTCACGAATTAAAGAAATGTATCGAGCAAGACGATAAATATATATTATTAGTGAATTGGGAAACGATTGAAGACCATGAAATTGGATTTCGTAGGTCAGAAGAATATCAAGAATGGAAAGCACTATTACATCATTTTTACAACCCATTTCCAATAGTAGAACATTATAAATGA
- a CDS encoding acyloxyacyl hydrolase, producing the protein MRILFFCIFFTCVSITFSQDKESSSYIDVNYFKGNIALHNNDILHLIKGHPEGVILSWNKKTYGFNKWEQRFNYPDYGFSFAYQNLKNDVLGNNYSLYAHYNFYFLKRNLMMRIGQGLAYTTNPYDKIENFRNIAFGSRIMSSTCLMLNYKKERVIDNFGLQAGVSLIHYSNANVKAPNTSINSLTFNLGVTYNLDEDEPEFQQTLDENDQKFTQPIRYNFAFRTGINESDIVGSGQFPFYVFSAYADKRINRKSALQLGTDVFFSNFLKELIYYQSVSFPEENVTGDEDYKRVGVFTGHELFMNKTSLETQLGYYVYYPFDFEGRMYFRIGLKRYFGKKWFGALTLKSHGAKAEAVEFGFGVRL; encoded by the coding sequence ATGAGAATATTATTTTTTTGTATATTTTTCACATGCGTTTCTATTACTTTCTCTCAAGATAAAGAATCTTCGTCTTACATAGATGTCAATTATTTTAAAGGCAATATTGCCTTACATAATAACGATATTTTGCATTTAATTAAAGGGCATCCCGAAGGTGTTATTCTAAGCTGGAATAAAAAAACCTACGGGTTTAACAAGTGGGAACAACGTTTTAATTATCCTGATTATGGTTTTTCCTTTGCTTATCAAAATTTAAAAAATGATGTACTAGGAAATAATTACTCGCTTTACGCGCATTATAACTTTTATTTTTTAAAGCGCAATCTTATGATGCGCATTGGTCAAGGTCTAGCCTATACAACCAATCCTTACGATAAAATCGAGAACTTTAGAAACATTGCTTTTGGTTCGAGGATCATGAGCAGTACGTGCCTCATGTTAAATTATAAAAAGGAGCGCGTCATTGATAACTTTGGGTTGCAGGCGGGAGTTTCTTTAATTCATTATTCAAATGCCAATGTAAAAGCACCCAATACCAGTATTAATTCACTCACTTTTAATTTAGGCGTGACCTATAATTTAGATGAAGATGAACCTGAATTTCAGCAAACTTTAGATGAAAATGATCAAAAATTTACCCAACCAATTAGGTATAATTTTGCTTTTAGAACGGGTATTAATGAAAGTGATATTGTTGGCAGTGGTCAGTTTCCGTTTTACGTTTTTTCAGCCTATGCCGATAAACGTATTAATAGAAAAAGCGCTTTGCAATTGGGAACCGATGTGTTTTTTTCAAACTTTTTAAAAGAATTAATTTATTACCAAAGTGTGTCGTTTCCTGAAGAAAATGTCACTGGCGATGAAGACTATAAACGTGTTGGTGTTTTTACTGGACATGAATTATTTATGAATAAGACCTCTTTAGAAACGCAGCTGGGGTATTATGTGTATTATCCTTTTGACTTTGAAGGGCGTATGTATTTTAGAATAGGCTTGAAACGGTACTTTGGAAAAAAGTGGTTTGGTGCTTTAACATTAAAATCCCATGGTGCAAAAGCCGAGGCTGTCGAATTTGGATTTGGAGTCAGGTTGTAA
- the cysM gene encoding cysteine synthase CysM has protein sequence MAYENSIIGQIGNTPLVEATHLLSKKGVRLFLKLEGHNPGGSVKDRPAFNMINEALKRGDIKEGGTLVEATSGNTGIALAFISKLLGLNMILIMPENSTEERVKTMRAYGAEVILTPSDIGIEGSRDLAFKLRDEKGYTLLNQFENDDNWKAHYKTTGPEIWRDTNGKITHFVSAMGTTGTITGVSTYLKEKNKDIIIVGAQPADGERIPGIRKWSPDYVPKFFDRSKVDQVVEVTEAQAKAMTQRLAKEEGIFAGMSSGGSVFSALKIAETIDEGVMVAIICDRGDRYLSSALFE, from the coding sequence ATGGCATACGAGAATAGTATTATTGGTCAAATTGGCAATACACCTTTAGTTGAGGCAACACATCTTCTTTCAAAAAAAGGGGTGAGATTGTTCTTGAAATTAGAAGGTCATAACCCAGGAGGCAGTGTAAAAGACAGACCTGCTTTCAATATGATTAATGAAGCTTTAAAGCGTGGTGACATAAAAGAAGGAGGGACTTTAGTTGAAGCTACTAGCGGAAATACAGGTATCGCATTGGCTTTTATTTCGAAGTTACTTGGACTGAATATGATACTAATAATGCCTGAAAACTCTACAGAAGAGCGTGTAAAAACAATGCGAGCATATGGTGCTGAAGTCATTTTGACACCTTCTGATATTGGTATTGAAGGATCTAGAGATTTAGCTTTTAAATTACGTGATGAAAAAGGGTATACCTTATTAAATCAGTTTGAAAATGATGATAATTGGAAAGCGCATTATAAAACCACGGGGCCAGAAATTTGGAGAGATACAAATGGTAAAATAACGCATTTTGTATCTGCCATGGGAACCACAGGAACTATAACAGGAGTTTCAACATATTTAAAAGAAAAGAACAAAGACATTATAATTGTTGGGGCACAACCTGCCGATGGCGAGCGTATTCCTGGAATTAGAAAATGGTCACCAGATTACGTGCCTAAATTCTTTGATAGAAGCAAAGTGGATCAAGTTGTTGAAGTTACCGAGGCTCAAGCTAAAGCTATGACCCAGCGATTAGCTAAAGAAGAAGGTATTTTCGCAGGAATGAGCAGTGGTGGCTCCGTATTTAGCGCATTAAAAATAGCAGAAACTATTGATGAAGGCGTCATGGTGGCAATCATATGTGATAGAGGGGATCGGTATTTATCCTCGGCCTTATTTGAATAA
- a CDS encoding precorrin-2 dehydrogenase/sirohydrochlorin ferrochelatase family protein, with protein sequence MKVQAVNINDSKNGHSTIASVKERNNLYPIFLKAKNLNVLIVGGGFVAEEKLTFLLKSSPDAHVTMVSPMFRADTVALAKTGFVTLVEDVYKKDYLKGKHIVVATTDIPNVNIKVYEHCRKRSILVNVADNPPYCDFYMGGIVTKGNVKIAISTNGKSPTTAKRLRQFFEEVIPENIDDLVKNLNVFRKTIKGDFEQKVETLNEFTKGLIAKREVK encoded by the coding sequence ATGAAAGTACAAGCTGTAAATATTAATGACTCGAAGAATGGTCACTCAACAATCGCATCTGTAAAGGAGCGAAATAATTTATACCCCATTTTTCTAAAGGCAAAAAACTTAAATGTTCTAATTGTCGGCGGTGGTTTTGTGGCTGAAGAAAAATTGACCTTTCTTTTAAAGTCTAGTCCAGATGCACACGTTACTATGGTGTCACCTATGTTTAGAGCAGATACCGTGGCATTAGCAAAAACAGGCTTTGTCACATTGGTTGAAGATGTTTATAAAAAAGACTATTTAAAAGGAAAGCATATCGTGGTGGCAACGACAGATATTCCTAATGTCAATATAAAAGTGTACGAACATTGCCGAAAAAGAAGTATTTTAGTTAATGTTGCTGATAATCCGCCGTATTGCGATTTTTATATGGGTGGGATTGTTACCAAAGGGAATGTGAAAATAGCCATCTCAACAAATGGAAAATCACCAACTACAGCAAAAAGGTTACGCCAATTTTTTGAAGAGGTGATTCCTGAAAATATAGACGATTTGGTTAAAAATTTGAATGTATTTAGAAAAACCATAAAAGGAGATTTCGAACAAAAAGTGGAAACACTTAACGAATTTACTAAGGGATTAATTGCAAAAAGAGAAGTTAAATGA
- a CDS encoding NAD(P)/FAD-dependent oxidoreductase: MIKTDILIIGAGPTGLFTVFEAGLLKLKCHLIDALPQPGGQCSEIYPKKPIYDIPGFPEILAGDLTKNLLEQGKQFEPGFTLGERAETIEKQDDGSFIVTTNKGTKHQAPVVAIAGGLGSFEPRKPVLGGIANYEDKGVEYFIKDPEVYRNKKVVISGGGDSALDWSIFLADVASDVTLIHRRNEFRGALDSVEKVRELTLLNKINLITPAEVTGLHGNGKIESVTITKDGEETPLETNHFIPLFGLSPKLGPIGNWGLEIVKNAIKVDNTQNYQTNIPGIFAIGDVNTYPEKLKLILCGFHEATLMCQAAYRIINPGKKYVLKYTTVSGVDGFDGTRKEAPKAVVQAIN; this comes from the coding sequence ATGATTAAAACAGATATACTTATAATTGGAGCGGGTCCAACAGGATTGTTCACCGTTTTTGAAGCAGGATTATTAAAATTGAAATGTCATTTAATTGATGCTTTGCCTCAACCAGGTGGACAATGCTCAGAAATTTACCCTAAAAAGCCAATTTATGATATTCCAGGTTTTCCTGAAATATTAGCAGGAGATTTAACTAAAAATTTATTGGAACAAGGCAAGCAGTTCGAACCTGGTTTTACGTTAGGCGAGCGCGCCGAAACCATAGAAAAGCAAGATGATGGATCTTTTATTGTAACAACGAATAAAGGCACAAAACATCAAGCACCTGTTGTTGCCATTGCAGGGGGATTAGGCTCTTTCGAGCCCAGAAAACCCGTCCTTGGAGGTATTGCTAATTATGAAGATAAGGGTGTCGAGTATTTTATTAAGGACCCAGAAGTCTACAGAAATAAAAAAGTAGTTATTTCTGGTGGAGGCGATTCTGCACTAGATTGGAGTATCTTTTTAGCCGATGTGGCTTCAGACGTCACCCTCATCCACAGGAGGAATGAATTCAGAGGTGCTTTAGATTCTGTTGAGAAGGTGAGAGAACTCACATTGCTCAATAAAATAAACTTGATAACTCCAGCTGAGGTTACAGGACTGCATGGGAACGGTAAGATAGAATCGGTTACTATAACTAAAGATGGCGAAGAAACACCATTAGAAACCAATCATTTTATACCCTTATTTGGCTTATCACCAAAATTAGGACCAATCGGAAATTGGGGTTTAGAGATTGTTAAAAATGCCATTAAAGTTGATAACACACAAAACTATCAAACCAATATCCCCGGTATTTTTGCCATTGGTGATGTCAATACATATCCTGAAAAGCTAAAGCTCATTCTGTGTGGTTTTCATGAAGCGACTTTAATGTGTCAAGCAGCATATCGCATAATAAACCCAGGTAAAAAGTATGTTTTAAAATATACCACGGTTAGTGGCGTTGATGGTTTTGACGGAACTCGAAAAGAAGCGCCTAAAGCTGTTGTTCAAGCTATAAATTAG